From Mytilus galloprovincialis chromosome 9, xbMytGall1.hap1.1, whole genome shotgun sequence, the proteins below share one genomic window:
- the LOC143044770 gene encoding uncharacterized protein LOC143044770, translated as METIKSIFRAAFVLPLTAGNVVAGKSNGKLMHDGRISGLTILSSSVIIVAEIMLTAVGIQQNNERALDVARPFLIVLNFCGIVSCLAVGCREKQRNRQNINSSLANATKSLRLKFLCLFCFGCVIYRIIKLAVHVKCKVYLRPNDSVGQAVLFDFASVMFHTVQLFFIYIFSKQEFRRSLFTCYGLIMLVVANFSNWIYHSAHGYDFLSNNSSSHSHSNISRCHHSKTETSLEDYPDLANPFLDPMRLEYSLLSLIFISEMWPQMRSYVFRSHDDDNDELYVNTELTPLLQSGDQQQVTAIARNIVSSARTKYSTIALGALFISPRLVLEFMETVALIKIDFGLLSIYINIAEHVLLIIVVVRSFHIMSNQCQPRNSDDSCSVGDIMLILSFLATVGYYSMHLMAHIFALVPSYRIILTIKGLIRIIAYYFQTVYILQMKKYRIVSTNGQTSVRFMCLFLSLVHLGFWFSDTFFVAQFLYKNSLYNTFLYANIQKVRQFWFPFVIFFKFECFISLYGLYKSK; from the coding sequence ATGGAAACCATTAAATCCATATTTAGAGCTGCCTTTGTGCTACCTCTTACGGCAGGAAACGTTGTAGCAGGGAAATCAAATGGAAAGCTGATGCATGACGGCAGGATTTCTGGTTTAACCATTTTATCAAGTTCTGTTATAATTGTAGCAGAGATTATGCTAACAGCAGTCGGTATTCAACAAAATAACGAAAGGGCTTTAGATGTAGCACGCCCATTTCTTATCGTTTTGAATTTCTGTGGCATTGTGTCATGCCTTGCAGTAGGATGTAGAGAGAAACAAAGAAATCGACAAAATATCAACAGCAGTTTAGCAAATGCTACAAAATCACTCCGACTGAAGTTTTTATGTTTATTCTGCTTCGGATGTGTAATTTATCGAATTATAAAATTAGCGGTACATGTCAAATGTAAAGTATATTTACGTCCAAATGATAGTGTCGGACAGGCAGTTTTATTTGATTTCGCATCAGTGATGTTTCATACggtacaattattttttatatatattttttcaaagcaAGAATTCAGGCGTTCACTTTTCACATGTTATGGGCTGATCATGCTTGTAGTAGCTAATTTCTCCAATTGGATTTATCATTCTGCGCATGGGTACGACTTTTTATCGAATAACTCTAGCTCTCATAGCCATTCCAATATTTCACGGTGCCATCATAGCAAGACAGAGACATCACTTGAAGATTATCCAGATTTAGCAAATCCGTTCTTAGATCCCATGCGTTTAGAATACTCTCTTTTATCGTTAATTTTCATTTCTGAAATGTGGCCGCAAATGCGATCATATGTATTCAGAAGTCATGACGATGATAATGACGAACTTTATGTCAATACTGAGTTAACACCTTTATTACAAAGTGGAGATCAACAACAGGTAACGGCAATTGCAAGGAATATAGTTTCCAGTGCCAGGACAAAGTACAGTACAATAGCTTTAGGAGCATTGTTTATATCGCCTCGATTGGTGTTAGAATTTATGGAAACTGTTGCTCTTATCAAGATAGATTTCGGGCTTTTGTCAATTTACATTAACATTGCAGAACACGTACTTTTAATCATTGTTGTAGTCCGATCCTTTCATATCATGTCAAATCAGTGCCAGCCCAGAAATTCGGATGATTCCTGCTCTGTAGGAGATATTATGTTGATATTAAGTTTTCTTGCAACCGTTGGGTATTACTCGATGCATTTAATGGCTCATATTTTCGCATTGGTTCCGAGTTATCGAATCATTTTGACCATTAAAGGTTTGATCCGCATAATTGCATACTATTTTCAAACTGTATACATTttgcaaatgaaaaaatatagaattGTATCTACCAATGGGCAAACATCTGTTCGTTTCATGTGCCTGTTTTTAAGCCTTGTTCATCTAGGTTTCTGGTTTTCAGATACATTTTTCGTTGCACAGTTCCTATACAAAAACAGTCTTTACAATACATTTTTGTATGCGAACATACAAAAAGTTAGACAATTCTGGTTtccttttgtaatattttttaaatttgaatgttttatttcattgtatGGTCTTTATAAATctaagtaa